Part of the Vespa crabro chromosome 15, iyVesCrab1.2, whole genome shotgun sequence genome is shown below.
AATATCTTCTTGCCTACAATGAAAGATAGGTTCACAGGTTAACAGCTCCGCGAATATACAACCAATAGCCCATATATctgtaatattacaaattatttaatactaatcaatattatcgaatttaaaacTAACTTAAAAAGTATCCAAACATACCTATAGCTTTTGTATAATGTCTAGCACCTAACAGTAATTCTGGTGCCCTATACCAGAATGTTACTACAACAGGATCTAAATCTGCTAATGGTTTTAAAGGAGCATTAAATAATCTAGCAAAGCCCATGTCTGCAATTTTGACACGTCCTCTTTCATTTCCTTCTCCCATTACTAAAATATTCGCTggtttctgaaaaaaaaatatatatatattatatggctgataattaaaatacaatttacAGGAAAATCttattgatttaaataatatttaccaaATCTCTATGAAGAACCCAGTTGGAATGTAAATAATGAATGCCATctaaaatttgatataataagGATTTAACCATACTTTTTGGTACCATTACTGGTTTTTTATTTGCCTTTGCTGCcctattaaatttaataatatgctGCAAATAAATCATTCTTAAAGTATATACtcaaatttattaatgattaaaatttataaaactagAAAACACATACCCAAAGATCATGTTCTGCGAAATCAAAGAGTAACCACACTTTGCGGTCATTATGTGACAAAAAAACGCGTATGAGTGTAATGACATTGACATGCTTTAATTCCCTGAGtaactgtaaaaaaaagaaaaaaaaaagtaaaagaatagtTGCTTTTATATTTACCAAATATTACTAAATTAATTCAACTAAAACATATACTTAcagcaaaataaaagaaactaataaaatatacttacaGCAATTTCCCGACATGCAGACATAGATAGACCTGTGCCTTCTATTTGTTTCAGGCCAAAATCTTTAGTGTCAGGTCGAGATTTTAATTCACTATCGGGTACACTATTTTTGGCATAGTaatgttaaattataaataattgattcaGAATTAGTAAGTTGATTATGTaacttgataaaaaataattgattagtTTAAATCATCTCTGTACATGCTTAAGAGTAATATACGTACAGAAGGTATaagattaatcttttttttccaaattatagttaaaatatttgatacatctcaaaatattttacacaATGAAATGCATATATTTCTACAGCTTGTAAGATAGTTTTCacatatacttttataaacaTATCATAAAgctaaatatattgaaaatgtcCTTTAAAGAAGTATCAATGTCAATGAAGAATTAACTTTGAATACAAAAGAATGCACAATCATGAAATAGCCATTTTGAAAGAACAAGGTAAAGGAAAATTTGAAGTCGCTTTTACATAAATTGTTTACTAATGTTTACATCCAAgagatttattatcataaataaatcattttatttcataagaaaggatgaaatgtattaaaaataatatgatgtTTTACGAAGAAAGATTAGGTTAGGTTAGAACACTAACCCCTCTTTTCTACGAGCTTTATAGACGTGCCCGTATGTACCTCTTCCAACCTTACATCCTTCAAATTCAAAAAGGTCCTCGACTTTAGTCCGATCCTTCTGTGctttcattttaaattcgtAATCCATCATGGTTAATACTATCAGACTAATTATCAACTATAAGCTAACATCTTTAACTTGCGTCTGCACCCGTAAACTCGTACGAAATCAGAAATATTTTGCGCAGAGCAGAAAATACATATCTCAAATCTGATCCACTCAACGTTGCATTGTAACACGCTACTATTCACTACTTTGCTGTCACTATATGAACTTATAATTCGTGATGCCAACGCAGGAAAATTTTGGCGCTTGCGTAGAGGTTGTGTCACATGTCTGATAGTTCATTGCGCGGTAAatacaaaagtaaaatttgaaaatattactattcctttacatttatacaaattttttctgttaatttaatataaaaaaaaatcgtttgcATTTTAAATAGTCAATATATGCATTATTACTTCCGTTGAAAtacaatgataaatttaatactttaatgacttgtatttttatatcagaaataggatatatatacatatatatatatatatatatagagagagagagagagagagagaaatcgttgTAAACCgctgatattataaatttcttttaaatgataaaattattaaaatcctaatataaaaaagtatagcactccataaaaaaaaaaacaattaaatttatttcaaaggaaaagattttaaaaaatcatcgttttaatatcttttattgtcCTTTTATAACATAGTGCACAAtcgataacatttttttttacacaatcCAGCCGCCAAGAATAAGATCTGTTAAAAGGACATATAGACATAACTAGTAATACacaattgattattaattcaatAGTAGAGATCGTAGAGATACATTGGAACGATATCAACTGGAACTGACAATAAAGATCGTAAACCGTCGATAAAACggttatatttatgtacatatgtacgttttAGCAATACTAATAAAGTTTAGTAGTAATTAGTCGTTTGACATTAATAGAATTTGTTATTagtgaaaatattcgatattcGAGTAAAAGTTTTAGGTGAATCTAAGATCCccaaagatattattttctgaATGAAATCGAAtgtctatatttttaatatatcattatatgtaaatatattaacattagATACCTttcatgatataatatatactaccCCTTGTAGttctcatttgtttttttatttttccccttttctttgtttctttattttttttcttctttttttttctttttttttttaatacggaTCACAGATATGTCGTTGTTCTTAGAAGAAAATCATAAATGGCGGTGGACCAAACGAGCAACATGGCAAAGTTTATCCATGGATCGAACACGTGTAGGCAGAGAAATTGACATCTTATGcgacataaattatatttcttctttaatctAAAGTCGTCGCACaaaatgttgtcattatttatatggattaacaattttattagcAAAACGAGAAGATAACTTTGGCTTTAACAGGTATTCATTCGATCATCAAAATATCAGATCGATAATAAGTTGagaatatttacaaaagaCATCTTTGATAATTCTCGATCCGTCTCGATGATTTTCAGTATCTCAAAATCAATTGATACTGAGTTCgatcatataaaaagaaaataaataaataaataaaaaataataaataaataaataataataagaaaaaaataaaaaagatctgtCAACAATATCGTCAGACTCTCAATCGTCGACGATAGACGTATGGCATTTTTCAACAAACGTTTCTTGTTTCTTGAAGTCGATTTAAATATACAACATTAACGCGACTTACTTTCGTAAGGTTTAATAATTCgaacgaaataaagaaaaaaaagttgtatTATGCAACAACCACTTGAATGGATGGTATATTCTTCTACAACGATACAACATTGCTTAACTACATAATAACAAACACGATGTCAATTCGCGATGATTATGCGATtcgtacttacatacatattcctttctcttcgaGGAAGTCGATTTAATCTAAGTTTCTATAAACTAATCCGCCCGCGTAGTGTCGACAAGGTTTTcttgttctgtttttttttttcttttctttcttttcttttctttttctcgaagaaGAACATTTCGTTCGTCGAGATCAATTCTTATTCGTAATTCGTTTTACTTTGAAAAGTATAAGACGAATATGTTGTATTTACGTGTGTGTCGAAAAATACGCGAAGTGTCGAGAAGGTTtacttattttgtttttttttttcttttcttttcttttttctcgaggAAGAACATTCGGTCGTCGAGATCAATTCTTATTCGTAATTCGTTTTACTTTGAAAAGTATAAGACGAATATgttgtatttacgtatgtgtCCGAAAAATACGCGAAGTGTCGAGAAGGTTtacttattttgtttttcttttttttcttttctttttctcgaggAAGAACATTCGGTCGTCAAGATCAATTTTGATTCgtgatttgttttattttaaaaagtataagacgaatatattgtatttacgTGGGTATCTATTTTTAATGTCACGTTATCGATATCGGACAAAATGTTCAACCAAAGAAATCTGTCAGAAGGAAATTAAGGAACACTACGATTATATAAGCGATTTAATATACTAACTACGATGCTTATCGTTAGAAGTATGCATCAAAAtgttgtcctttttttcttatttttttttctttttttttcttttttttttcttttcttttcttttcctttttttaatctacgCATTTTCTCCGAGGAAAGCATTAATCAGCATTTGTCAAATTTTCGATGGATCCTTATGGATTACTTATATACTTCGCTTAAATCGCGTTGTTAGTATTTCGTttcggttttctttttttttttcttttttaaatacttgGTCTCGCTGACGATAACAACGGGAATTAGATATGACATGATACAAAGATCGaactttttttctcgaaatttcttctttcacattcttttttttctattccttttgaAATGTTTCTCGTACTCATTCTTGTACAGattgattttctatttaaagccagaaagaaaaatagaagagacaAATCCATCTTCGTTGACCTGCACACCGACCGacgttcaaatatatttttcggaattaatataattaattgttaaagtTATTATGGTGTTATATTCCTATCCTTTTAAGTTTTATTGCAGAGCATATTAAACTTTTACATATACAACATTTagtgttttattatttctatagaaATTCTACAAAACtgtcgtcatttttttttgcgatatcatttccttttttcctttttttttccttttttttcaattattcacttaacttttataattaatttaattattaaatttttgaatGCTCGAAAAGGAATAATTTGTGTTATATTAAACGTCGATCGATTcacaatgatttttatttcttaatttctaataatatatatcatatatagatatatcatataatatatatcatatatatctgTTTAATTGCAGGATAATTTTGTTCAAGTCCATctcatttcatattttcatacttttttcgttaagttataaaaaaaatgaaaatatttataattatttcgttaagTAGTGGAATATAAATGGTATGGttgagtatataaaaaaaaaaaaaaagaaatttaattaaaatccgCTTGTTTTGGAACGTATACAgcaagaatgataaaaataaatgtcattaagaattattaataaaataaaaagaaacaaaaaaagaaaataaataaaaataaaatcctttacaaaaatattataacatttcaacgtttaataatatatcttctttcataATATGTTATTACAATTGATCATTTTTCATTGAGCGAATTTGATCTTCCTtctaataaatgaagaaaatattttacaaaacttataacgtttattaaaaataaaaacatacgaTATGTTGGATAATTCAAAACTGGTCATATGAGAAACGTACATCATAGAcagttttctttcctttttttttaagagcaGTAGGTTTTAGATTCCTACGTTTTATTTTGTACTCGGTTTTTACCGCCGGGAAAAAACGGTATGACATTGGTAAAAAATATCGCTGTTATTTGTGTTTTTTTCAAATACTCCTCTTCCCCCGCATCTTACATCATCCTTTATTTCCTTCGTCCTTTTCGTATGAAATTAAAGAAGGAAAgcattatcttttaaaatgtatatgtttatatatgtatgcatgtatgtatgtatgtatgtatgtatataagtatgtatgtatgtatgtatataagtatgtatatatatatatatatatatatatatatatatatatatatattatatactcatTGTCACGTGTACGTGACatatagaataattttgtCAACCTTATACACAAATTTCTTGTCTTGTTGACAAGATTAGTAAAACTTATCAAtggactatatatatatatacatatatatatatatatatatatatatatatatatatatatatatatatataataacacccttgaaaagttttaatatCTTCGAGAAAAATTCCTCAAGTTAACCATTCCTTTTCGATCTTACAAACAACGAATGTCaccttatttatatttaattcatagTAAGGTTTAAGCGATTACTCCATCGAGGTTTGTACAATACTTATAGCAATAATCCAGGCAATAAAGCTGTGATATCCTCTGtttgagaaaagaataaaagtatgagaaagaagataaaattgaaaagaaaatgaaaatgaaaatgaaaatgaaaatgaaaatgaaaatgaaaataataataataataataataataataataataataacaataataataataataataataataataataataataataacaataataataataataataataataataataataataataataacaataataataataataataataataataataataataataataataataataataataataataataaagaaatgcaaaaaagaaaaaaaataacaaacctCGTTAGGTATATCCTTCGACTATAAGGAAATCAATAAACCATCTATCAATCAATCTTTATAAGCGCATactcctttacttttttcttcttttctttctttttacgcggataaaacaaaataaaaataaacttactcttgttcttttctctctgtctctctctctctttcttttttctttttactagtatgtaaaattttatcgatagatTAATTGCAGtcgtgaaaataaatgaatagtgaaaaaggaaaaaaaggaatcacgttttaataaaatagtgTGTTTATCTTCCTAAAACTGTGCGTTTCTCTGGACTGTACTTTTATCATCTTATGCACGTTTAGCTTCTTTGCAAACTGATATtacacacgtatgtatatattctctcCTC
Proteins encoded:
- the LOC124429612 gene encoding cyclin-dependent kinase 8 isoform X2, which encodes MMDYEFKMKAQKDRTKVEDLFEFEGCKVGRGTYGHVYKARRKEGVPDSELKSRPDTKDFGLKQIEGTGLSMSACREIALLRELKHVNVITLIRVFLSHNDRKVWLLFDFAEHDLWHIIKFNRAAKANKKPVMVPKSMVKSLLYQILDGIHYLHSNWVLHRDLKPANILVMGEGNERGRVKIADMGFARLFNAPLKPLADLDPVVVTFWYRAPELLLGARHYTKAIDIWAIGCIFAELLTCEPIFHCRQEDIKTSNPYHHDQLDRIFNVMGFPLEKDWEDIKKMPEHPTLLKDFKRSNYANCSLTKYMDRHKIKPDSKAFNLLQKLLMMDPNKRITSEHSMQDAYFQEEPLPTQDIFAGCPIPYPKREFLTDDDTEEKTENKARQNQQQTQQNQQQQGNGDHNHGQNAKRVRLNGPHGAPEFHQHQSHAMTHQQPPAMVYSTAQPTQPSNIHQRF
- the LOC124429612 gene encoding cyclin-dependent kinase 8 isoform X1; amino-acid sequence: MMDYEFKMKAQKDRTKVEDLFEFEGCKVGRGTYGHVYKARRKEGVPDSELKSRPDTKDFGLKQIEGTGLSMSACREIALLRELKHVNVITLIRVFLSHNDRKVWLLFDFAEHDLWHIIKFNRAAKANKKPVMVPKSMVKSLLYQILDGIHYLHSNWVLHRDLKPANILVMGEGNERGRVKIADMGFARLFNAPLKPLADLDPVVVTFWYRAPELLLGARHYTKAIDIWAIGCIFAELLTCEPIFHCRQEDIKTSNPYHHDQLDRIFNVMGFPLEKDWEDIKKMPEHPTLLKDFKRSNYANCSLTKYMDRHKIKPDSKAFNLLQKLLMMDPNKRITSEHSMQDAYFQEEPLPTQDIFAGCPIPYPKREFLTDDDTEEKTENKARQNQQQTQQQNQQQQGNGDHNHGQNAKRVRLNGPHGAPEFHQHQSHAMTHQQPPAMVYSTAQPTQPSNIHQRF